A section of the Hevea brasiliensis isolate MT/VB/25A 57/8 chromosome 17, ASM3005281v1, whole genome shotgun sequence genome encodes:
- the LOC110643886 gene encoding UDP-glycosyltransferase 89B2-like — protein MSTNTAHILVYPFPAPGHIIPLLDLTHLLLTHGLSITLLITPNNQPLLHSFLCSHTSSHLQHLVLPDPPRIRLLACMRSLRQQHYPILLNWFQSHPSPPFAIISDFFLGWTHQLACQLAIPRLVFSPSGAFAFSVTTSLWRNQPQTENPNNVDFMLSFPEIPNSPTYPWWQISHIYRTSKEGDPNREFFRDCFLANFESWGVVINSFVELERVHIEHLKGNSGIGSDRVWSVGPLLLHDDGGSIGSLSRGGSSSVPCQQVITWLEEKGDNSVVYICFGSREMLTCKQMDELASGLEKSGINFIWSVRQPNERHASAECGVLPDGFEDRVAGRGFIINGWAPQLAILRNRAVGAFLTHCGWNSVLEGIASGVVMLTWPMGADQFINAELLVDQLGVGIRVGEDTQKILDSDELARILAESVAENLPERQRSKKIKEAALTAVKGGSSDRDLDELVKRLIELGNGRGVSK, from the coding sequence ATGTCCACCAACACTGCACACATCCTAGTCTATCCTTTCCCGGCTCCAGGCCATATTATCCCACTCCTCGACCTTACCCATCTGTTACTCACTCACGGCCTATCCATAACCCTATTGATTACTCCAAACAACCAGCCTTTGCTACACTCATTCCTGTGTTCCCACACTTCCTCTCACCTCCAACACTTGGTCCTTCCAGACCCTCCAAGGATCCGCCTGCTTGCTTGCATGCGCTCCTTGCGCCAACAACACTATCCTATCCTTCTAAACTGGTTCCAATCTCACCCGTCCCCTCCCTTTGCTATTATATCTGACTTTTTCCTCGGCTGGACCCACCAATTGGCTTGCCAGCTTGCCATTCCCCGCCTCGTCTTCTCCCCCTCTGGTGCGTTTGCCTTTTCTGTTACCACTTCACTGTGGCGCAACCAGCCGCAGACTGAGAATCCAAACAACGTGGATTTTATGTTGTCTTTTCCTGAAATACCGAATTCTCCAACGTACCCCTGGTGGCAAATCTCTCACATCTATAGGACGTCAAAGGAGGGAGATCCTAATCGAGAATTTTTCAGAGACTGCTTTCTGGCTAATTTTGAGAGTTGGGGAGTCGTGATCAACTCGTTCGTTGAGTTGGAACGCGTTCACATCGAGCATTTGAAAGGGAACTCTGGAATTGGAAGCGATCGTGTGTGGTCTGTGGGTCCACTTCTGCTACATGACGATGGTGGATCAATAGGGTCGCTTAGCCGTGGTGGATCTAGCTCGGTGCCGTGTCAGCAAGTGATAACTTGGCTCGAGGAGAAGGGAGATAATTCAGTGGTATATATATGCTTCGGGAGTCGCGAGATGCTAACATGTAAACAAATGGACGAGTTGGCATCTGGCTTAGAGAAAAGTGGAATAAATTTCATCTGGTCTGTCAGGCAGCCAAATGAAAGGCACGCATCAGCCGAGTGTGGGGTTCTACCTGATGGATTCGAAGATCGTGTGGCTGGGAGAGGTTTTATCATCAACGGATGGGCCCCCCAACTGGCTATACTGAGGAATCGGGCGGTGGGCGCATTTTTGACTCATTGCGGGTGGAACTCGGTGCTTGAAGGGATCGCATCCGGAGTGGTAATGCTGACATGGCCAATGGGTGCGGACCAGTTCATAAACGCGGAGTTGCTAGTGGATCAGTTGGGAGTTGGAATACGAGTTGGTGAGGACACGCAGAAAATTCTAGACTCAGACGAGTTGGCTCGGATATTAGCTGAGTCTGTAGCGGAGAATCTCCCGGAGAGACAGAGATCCAAGAAGATAAAAGAGGCAGCATTAACTGCAGTTAAAGGGGGGAGCTCTGATAGAGACTTGGATGAGTTGGTAAAGAGGTTAATTGAGCTTGGAAACGGGAGAGGTGTAAGCAAGTGA
- the LOC110643901 gene encoding UDP-glycosyltransferase 89B2, translated as MKNLSIAIPAMSTSTTCMGVHILVYPYVSSGHIIPLLDLTHCLLDRGLVITVVVTASNLPLLDPLRSSHPSSQLQSLVLPDPGNAPPSKSRLLANMRSLREVHYPLLLNWFQLHSSPPVAIISDFFLGWTSEFASQVGVPRIVFSPSGALAFSVATFVWRDQPQNDHPENLNLSVSFPKIPNSPTFPWWQISHIYRMPKDSDWEFYRNCYLANLASWGIIFNSFAELERVYLDHMKREFQNDRVWAVGPVLPPDDDLTGTANRGGSSSVPCHDVLTWLDSCKDHSVVYVCFGSRTALTCKQMDELAAALEKSGVHFIWCVRQPVEQRRTSSDYGDLPDGFEDRVADRGFIIKGWAPQVAILRHRAVGAFLTHCGWNSVLEGIATGAVMLTWPMSADQFTNAQLLVDQLRVGIRFGEGTANIPESTELARILAESVAETRPERLIAKKLQEEALSAVRGGSSDTDLDGLVRRLNQLKLETDGDAIK; from the coding sequence ATGAAGAATCTATCGATTGCCATTCCAGCCATGTCCACCTCCACTACCTGCATGGGGGTGCACATCTTGGTCTACCCTTATGTGAGTTCTGGCCATATTATCCCCCTCCTGGACCTCACGCATTGCTTGCTCGACCGCGGCCTCGTAATCACCGTTGTGGTCACCGCCAGCAACCTGCCTTTGCTTGACCCGCTCCGTTCCTCCCACCCCTCCTCCCAACTCCAGTCCCTGGTCTTACCTGACCCAGGAAATGCCCCTCCTTCAAAAAGCCGCCTCCTCGCTAACATGCGCTCCTTGCGTGAAGTCCACTATCCTCTGCTCCTGAATTGGTTCCAATTACACAGCTCGCCTCCCGTTGCTATTATATCCGATTTCTTTCTCGGCTGGACCAGCGAATTCGCTTCCCAGGTCGGCGTGCCACGCATCGTTTTCTCGCCGTCGGGGGCCCTTGCTTTCTCCGTTGCCACTTTTGTTTGGCGTGACCAGCCACAAAACGATCATCCGGAAAACCTGAATCTTTCAGTGTCATTTCCTAAGATTCCGAATTCCCCGACTTTCCCCTGGTGGCAGATCTCTCACATTTACAGGATGCCCAAGGACTCCGATTGGGAATTTTATAGAAACTGTTATTTGGCTAATTTGGCGAGTTGGGGAATCATATTCAACTCGTTCGCTGAGTTAGAACGTGTTTACCTGGATCACATGAAAAGGGAGTTCCAAAATGATCGTGTGTGGGCCGTAGGCCCTGTTTTACCGCCGGACGATGATTTAACGGGAACAGCTAACCGTGGTGGGTCCAGCTCCGTGCCATGTCATGATGTGCTGACATGGCTTGATTCCTGTAAAGACCATTCAGTCGTGTATGTTTGCTTTGGAAGCCGAACAGCTCTGACGTGTAAGCAAATGGATGAGCTGGCAGCTGCCCTAGAAAAAAGCGGAGTCCATTTTATATGGTGCGTTAGGCAACCAGTGGAGCAACGGAGAACGTCGAGCGATTACGGTGACTTGCCAGACGGATTTGAAGATCGTGTGGCTGACAGAGGTTTCATTATAAAAGGATGGGCCCCGCAGGTAGCTATACTAAGGCACCGTGCAGTTGGCGCGTTCTTGACTCATTGCGGATGGAACTCGGTGCTTGAAGGTATCGCGACAGGCGCGGTGATGCTAACTTGGCCGATGAGCGCGGACCAGTTTACAAACGCTCAGCTTCTAGTTGATCAGTTGCGGGTAGGTATTCGATTTGGTGAGGGGACTGCGAATATACCTGAGTCAACTGAGTTGGCTCGGATATTGGCAGAATCCGTGGCTGAAACTCGACCGGAAAGATTGATAGCCAAAAAACTGCAAGAGGAAGCGTTGAGTGCCGTCAGAGGAGGGAGCTCAGATACCGATTTGGATGGCTTGGTTAGAAGGCTAAACCAGCTCAAACTTGAAACGGATGGTGATGCGATCAAGTGA
- the LOC110643888 gene encoding UDP-glycosyltransferase 89B2, producing the protein MTILPTETHILIFPFPAQGHMMPLLDLTHKLATHGLTITILITPKNLPFLNPLLSLHPSIKTLVLHFPTHSSIPSGVENVKDMPSNPVHIITMIRILAELRDPLLRWFKSHPSPPVAIISDMFLGWTNHLARQLNIRRIVFSPSGAMALSVIYSLWRDMPKRNQNELVSFSRIPNSPEFPWFQISTIYRTYVEGGTDSEFIKDAFCANLASWGLVVNSFTELEGVYLDHLKKEFGHHDHVWAVGPLFPHPGPSSVPVDDVLTWLDRCEDNKVVYVCFGSQTSLTNDQMEQLASSLGRSRVKFIWCIREEEHVRGYNLIPSGFEDRMAGRGLIIRGWAPQVLILSHPAVGAFLTHCGWNSVLEGLAAGVPMLAWPMGADQFVNASLLVDKLKVAVRACEGATTVPNWEELARVIKESVSENRVNRERVQKLSSVAVDAIKDGGGSSVKGLEMLVQNLVKLKLKSSDL; encoded by the coding sequence ATGACAATTCTACCCACTGAAACTCACATATTGATCTTCCCTTTCCCAGCGCAAGGACACATGATGCCTCTCCTTGATCTAACCCACAAGTTAGCCACCCATGGTCTAACCATAACCATTTTGATCACCCCCAAAAACCTCCCTTTCTTaaaccctcttctctctctccacCCATCAATCAAAACTCTAGTCCTTCATTTTCCCACCCATTCATCGATCCCATCTGGAGTAGAAAACGTCAAGGACATGCCTTCAAACCCTGTTCATATCATTACCATGATTCGCATCCTAGCTGAGCTTCGCGATCCTTTGCTCCGTTGGTTCAAATCCCACCCTTCACCGCCAGTCGCCATAATATCTGATATGTTCCTTGGCTGGACCAACCATTTAGCCAGGCAGCTCAACATTCGCAGGATTGTGTTCTCTCCTTCTGGTGCCATGGCTTTGTCGGTCATTTATTCCCTCTGGCGAGACATGCCTAAGAGAAACCAAAATGAACTGGTTTCGTTTTCCAGGATTCCAAATTCTCCAGAATTTCCATGGTTTCAGATTTCTACTATTTATCGCACCTATGTTGAAGGAGGAACAGATTCGGAGTTCATCAAAGATGCCTTTTGTGCTAATCTAGCGAGTTGGGGCCTTGTTGTCAACTCGTTCACTGAGTTGGAAGGTGTTTATTTGGATCATTTAAAGAAGGAATTCGGTCATCACGATCATGTGTGGGCGGTAGGACCTTTGTTCCCCCATCCTGGGCCCAGCTCTGTTCCGGTGGACGATGTATTGACGTGGCTTGACAGGTGTGAAGATAATAAGGTAGTTTATGTATGTTTTGGGAGTCAAACTTCGTTGACCAATGATCAAATGGAACAGCTTGCTTCAAGTTTGGGGAGAAGTAGGGTTAAATTCATATGGTGCATCAGGGAGGAGGAACACGTGAGAGGATATAACCTGATCCCATCTGGGTTTGAAGATCGGATGGCTGGGAGGGGACTCATAATACGAGGGTGGGCTCCACAGGTATTGATTCTAAGTCACCCAGCCGTGGGTGCGTTCTTGACTCATTGCGGCTGGAACTCGGTCCTCGAAGGGCTAGCAGCCGGCGTGCCAATGCTTGCATGGCCTATGGGGGCTGACCAATTTGTGAATGCTAGTCTATTGGTGGATAAGTTGAAGGTGGCTGTAAGGGCGTGTGAAGGAGCCACAACCGTGCCAAACTGGGAAGAGTTGGCACGAGTTATAAAGGAATCGGTGAGCGAAAACCGAGTGAACAGGGAGAGAGTCCAAAAGTTAAGTAGTGTGGCAGTGGATGCTATTAAAGATGGTGGTGGAAGTTCGGTGAAGGGTTTGGAAATGTTGGTGCAGAATCTGGTTAAATTGAAGCTAAAGTCAAGTGATTTATGA